A window from Sporichthya brevicatena encodes these proteins:
- a CDS encoding polysaccharide biosynthesis tyrosine autokinase, translating to MTFQDYVRVLRERWLLVVFGLILGVTGAGAHAFLATEQYSTSATFFIATTDLGDDVTKAYQGSLLSEQKIKSYTELATGRRMEEQVEQQLGAPLGSAKLGASARPDTVLLTISVTDPSPQRAQRIAQIASSEFVALVNEVEKPVAGGTPAVTAKIVQTPTLPEAPVSPKPARDFALGIVLGAMLGVGLAVLRHTLDRSMKTTDALSALVEAPVMGATSFDPDIKTNPLVVFDAPQSGLAESFRQLRTNLQYVDLDNTAKLIVVTSSLPSEGKTTTSANLAIALAQGGARVALVEADLRRPKAAHLLGLDNAVGLTNVLTGQLPLASAIQPWGDGLFDFLGSGPLPPNPSELLASRQMGDVLEELGRNYDVVLFDAPPTLPVADAAVLTAQCHGALFIARHGKVTLDQVRAAADTLHRVSANVFGVILTMAPRSKGKGGYYYEYGYSASPGTVVSSGLQSSMKVQAGKLRTPRTRKAIEAQQAGNVSEAETLLRAAGGAMTSNGVVDWVETPVPAPAETPFVPASRNGQQSASVATPDEVVVITTGKRPDASTRPTA from the coding sequence GTGACCTTCCAGGACTACGTGCGGGTGCTCCGCGAACGCTGGCTGCTGGTGGTGTTCGGCCTCATCCTCGGCGTCACGGGCGCCGGCGCCCACGCCTTCCTCGCGACCGAGCAGTACTCGACGAGCGCGACGTTCTTCATCGCGACCACGGACCTGGGCGACGACGTCACCAAGGCCTACCAGGGCAGCTTGCTCTCGGAGCAGAAGATCAAGTCCTACACCGAGCTCGCGACCGGCCGCCGGATGGAGGAGCAGGTCGAGCAGCAACTCGGCGCTCCGCTCGGCAGCGCCAAGCTCGGCGCGAGCGCCCGCCCGGACACCGTCCTGCTCACCATCTCCGTCACCGACCCGTCGCCGCAGCGCGCGCAGCGCATCGCGCAGATCGCCTCGAGCGAGTTCGTCGCGCTGGTGAACGAGGTCGAGAAGCCCGTCGCCGGCGGCACGCCCGCCGTCACCGCGAAGATCGTGCAGACCCCGACGCTGCCCGAGGCGCCCGTCTCGCCGAAGCCCGCGCGTGACTTCGCGCTCGGCATCGTGCTCGGCGCGATGCTCGGTGTCGGCCTGGCCGTCCTGCGCCACACGCTCGACCGCTCGATGAAGACCACGGACGCGCTCTCGGCGCTGGTCGAAGCCCCGGTCATGGGCGCGACGTCGTTCGACCCGGACATCAAGACCAACCCGCTCGTCGTCTTCGACGCCCCGCAGTCGGGTCTCGCCGAGTCCTTCCGTCAGCTGCGGACGAACCTGCAGTACGTCGACCTCGACAACACCGCGAAGCTGATCGTGGTCACGAGCTCGCTGCCGTCGGAGGGCAAGACCACGACGAGTGCGAACCTCGCGATCGCACTGGCCCAGGGCGGCGCGCGGGTCGCTCTCGTCGAGGCGGACCTGCGCCGGCCCAAAGCCGCACACCTGCTCGGCCTGGACAACGCCGTCGGCCTGACCAACGTGCTGACCGGTCAGCTCCCGCTGGCCTCGGCGATCCAGCCGTGGGGCGACGGACTGTTCGACTTCCTCGGCAGCGGCCCGCTGCCGCCGAACCCGAGCGAGCTGCTGGCCTCGCGCCAGATGGGCGACGTGCTCGAGGAGCTCGGCCGCAACTACGACGTCGTGCTCTTCGACGCCCCGCCGACCCTGCCGGTCGCCGACGCGGCCGTGCTCACCGCGCAGTGCCACGGCGCGCTGTTCATCGCGCGCCACGGCAAGGTGACCCTCGACCAGGTCCGAGCCGCCGCCGACACCCTGCACCGGGTCTCGGCGAACGTCTTCGGCGTCATCCTCACGATGGCCCCGCGCTCGAAGGGCAAGGGCGGTTACTACTACGAGTACGGCTACTCCGCCTCTCCCGGCACCGTGGTGTCGAGTGGGCTGCAGTCGTCGATGAAGGTCCAGGCCGGGAAGCTCCGCACGCCCCGGACCCGCAAGGCGATCGAGGCCCAGCAGGCCGGCAACGTCTCCGAGGCCGAGACCTTGCTCCGCGCCGCCGGCGGCGCGATGACGTCGAACGGCGTCGTCGACTGGGTCGAGACTCCGGTCCCAGCCCCCGCCGAGACGCCGTTCGTCCCGGCATCGCGCAACGGGCAGCAGTCCGCCTCCGTAGCAACTCCGGACGAGGTCGTCGTCATCACCACCGGCAAGCGCCCCGACGCTTCCACTCGACCCACGGCCTAG
- a CDS encoding sugar transferase — protein sequence MSVLTGHGLPEMRRPVDDLTLDLAPPVPTPARTRRHEWQTTYTAFSVLIDITAALAAAGLALGLRFGEATPPLYVAGSLALAPLWVLLVTVSRAYEHRFIGVGTEACRRVFHAGVGMMATVAFVSYAFKAQISRGWVVMAIPGAVALSLLGRAAQRAWLNRQRASDRCVQRTLLIGSPSAVRWTLDRLRADKTHGMDVVGACLSEGDPSDLFDTGLQAYGDLNDIVDAVAKSDAEVVTVLASARLDGDDLRRLSWRLEALGTELVVCSGLTEISGARVTIRSAGHSPMLQVAHARLSGPSRVIKGVFDRVGALVGIVLISPIVVPVALAVWAQDRKNPFFRQTRVGLNGREFRMWKLRTMCVDAEERKAELLPLNEADGALFKIADDPRITPIGKWLRKYSIDELPQLINVLRGEMSLVGPRPPLPDEVNTYGHDMRRRLLVKPGMTGLWQVSGRSQLSWVETEQLDIRYVENWSLTYDLAILWRTVRAVVAGTGAH from the coding sequence ATGAGTGTCCTCACGGGTCACGGCCTGCCGGAGATGCGCCGGCCCGTCGATGACCTGACGCTCGACCTCGCCCCTCCCGTCCCGACGCCCGCCCGCACCCGCCGCCACGAGTGGCAGACCACCTACACCGCGTTCTCGGTCCTCATCGACATCACCGCCGCGCTCGCGGCCGCGGGCCTGGCGCTCGGGCTCCGCTTCGGGGAAGCCACCCCGCCCCTCTACGTCGCCGGCTCGCTGGCCCTCGCGCCCCTGTGGGTGCTCCTCGTGACCGTCTCCCGCGCCTACGAGCACCGGTTCATCGGAGTCGGCACCGAAGCCTGCCGCCGCGTCTTCCACGCCGGCGTCGGGATGATGGCGACGGTCGCGTTCGTCTCCTACGCGTTCAAGGCGCAGATCAGCCGTGGCTGGGTCGTCATGGCCATCCCCGGCGCGGTGGCGCTCAGCCTGCTCGGGCGGGCGGCGCAGCGGGCGTGGCTCAACCGTCAGCGGGCGTCGGACCGCTGCGTCCAGCGGACGTTGCTCATCGGTTCGCCGAGCGCGGTCCGGTGGACCCTCGATCGGCTCCGCGCCGACAAGACGCACGGCATGGACGTCGTCGGGGCCTGCCTGTCCGAGGGGGACCCGTCCGACCTGTTCGACACCGGCCTGCAGGCCTACGGCGATCTGAACGACATCGTCGACGCGGTCGCCAAGAGCGACGCCGAGGTCGTGACGGTGCTCGCCAGCGCGCGCCTCGACGGTGACGACCTGCGCCGCCTCAGTTGGCGCCTCGAGGCGCTCGGCACCGAGCTCGTCGTCTGCTCGGGTCTGACGGAGATCAGCGGCGCCCGCGTCACGATCCGCTCCGCCGGCCACTCGCCGATGCTGCAGGTCGCACACGCTCGTCTGTCCGGCCCGTCGCGGGTCATCAAGGGTGTGTTCGACCGAGTCGGCGCGCTCGTCGGGATCGTGCTGATCTCGCCGATCGTGGTCCCGGTCGCCCTGGCGGTCTGGGCGCAGGACCGCAAGAACCCGTTCTTCCGCCAGACCCGCGTCGGGCTGAACGGCCGTGAGTTCCGGATGTGGAAGCTCCGGACGATGTGCGTCGACGCCGAGGAGCGCAAAGCCGAGCTGCTCCCGCTGAACGAGGCCGACGGCGCGCTGTTCAAGATCGCCGACGACCCGCGGATCACCCCGATCGGCAAGTGGCTCCGCAAGTACTCGATCGACGAGCTCCCGCAGCTGATCAACGTGCTCCGCGGCGAGATGTCGCTGGTCGGACCCCGGCCGCCGCTGCCCGATGAGGTCAACACCTACGGGCACGACATGCGGCGCCGGCTGCTGGTGAAGCCGGGCATGACGGGCCTGTGGCAGGTCAGTGGACGGTCCCAGCTCTCGTGGGTTGAGACGGAGCAACTTGATATCCGATACGTCGAAAACTGGTCGCTCACTTACGACCTCGCAATCCTTTGGCGGACAGTCCGCGCCGTCGTCGCGGGGACAGGCGCCCATTAG
- a CDS encoding glycosyltransferase, giving the protein MGAQIAVVIPSLGRPSLRKAVATARSQDGVDSDVVVVVADPEAERDVRAQLDGLPARVVVAPTRITGGAARNLGVHSSSAQFIAFLDDDDWWEPTKLASQLPVAEDLVARGHAVVGTQAVFHATDGRVRIIPAEPLRAGGDVADHLLRRSRIRFGQGFIQTSMLLMDRALAIAEPWNPALRRHQDWDLIIRTINRPDTEFAMVRKPLVHIMQGSAHSVSVSPDWQASLEWLCAVSDAVSGRARSDFITAVALRSALAARDRHGVLQALRTLRHAPHAAAVIVGASGVLRRR; this is encoded by the coding sequence GTGGGAGCGCAGATCGCGGTAGTGATCCCGTCACTGGGTCGGCCATCCCTGCGCAAGGCTGTTGCAACTGCACGCTCCCAAGATGGCGTCGATTCTGACGTTGTCGTAGTTGTTGCGGACCCTGAAGCAGAGAGAGACGTTCGCGCTCAGTTGGACGGCTTGCCGGCGCGCGTGGTCGTCGCGCCGACTCGAATTACGGGCGGAGCGGCTCGCAATTTGGGAGTCCACTCATCGAGCGCTCAATTCATCGCCTTTTTGGACGATGATGATTGGTGGGAGCCAACCAAATTGGCGTCCCAGCTGCCTGTAGCTGAGGACCTCGTTGCGCGTGGCCACGCGGTTGTGGGGACCCAGGCGGTTTTCCACGCCACGGACGGCCGCGTTCGGATCATCCCCGCGGAACCTTTGAGGGCCGGCGGCGACGTTGCAGATCACCTGCTCCGAAGATCCCGGATTCGCTTCGGACAGGGCTTCATCCAGACGTCGATGTTGCTGATGGATCGCGCCCTCGCAATCGCCGAACCCTGGAACCCCGCACTGCGGCGACACCAGGACTGGGACTTAATTATTCGAACTATCAATCGACCCGATACCGAGTTCGCGATGGTTCGAAAGCCACTCGTACATATCATGCAGGGAAGCGCGCACAGCGTCTCCGTCTCGCCAGACTGGCAAGCCAGCCTGGAGTGGCTATGCGCGGTGTCGGATGCTGTGTCCGGCCGCGCCCGAAGCGACTTCATCACAGCGGTCGCCCTGCGGAGTGCCTTGGCGGCGCGGGACCGCCACGGAGTCCTGCAAGCACTTAGAACGCTCCGTCATGCGCCGCACGCGGCCGCCGTCATCGTCGGGGCTTCCGGCGTGCTTCGCCGCAGATAA
- a CDS encoding ribonuclease PH, with product MLVKRAEILRKIRKAAKAAGLEVVEVEDTRHTHIEVGGVRTTVSRSTKDFGRMSDVIFSQLESVLGTGWWRK from the coding sequence ATGCTGGTGAAGCGAGCCGAGATCCTCCGGAAGATCCGCAAGGCGGCCAAAGCGGCAGGCCTTGAGGTCGTCGAGGTCGAAGACACCCGGCACACTCACATCGAGGTTGGCGGAGTCCGGACCACTGTCAGCCGGAGCACCAAAGACTTCGGCCGGATGAGTGACGTGATCTTCAGCCAGTTGGAGTCCGTTCTCGGGACAGGTTGGTGGCGCAAGTGA
- a CDS encoding lipopolysaccharide biosynthesis protein: protein MSGSTLGISPSVTSSERLPRHRRAEFALLASQGAAVASLSLCAVITARVLGPEGRGLVSASMVVVAIGAYCGLLGTNQYIVRAARAGQPYAGAGTAVRLALIAACLLAGAGTVGLLGHSGLADLDASGLVGLAGIAALAACTQVAAEHHAARRQSEGLFSRLAIERTFWTAIPPLLTATVAIWTRDWHATVVTACVSPLPILVAVRTIANRQRETVTAVVVCQRLRRDALFRSTLKTWTAAMLLLLLYRADLVLLGIFSDAGQVGIYSISLMAAECIWMYASAKSVVLFPSLVGQPYDERKMARAAARRDCLVVTAALALGACVFGYAAVKILLGVEYVDSYRAMLWLIPGVLAFVVVRLWVMEASAFGESRTPSLVLMMGLAVEGILTAFLASRYGAQGAAAACSATYVALAAVVCVIERRVDRKRSYLSGGDK from the coding sequence ATGTCTGGTTCCACGCTCGGCATATCGCCGAGCGTCACATCGTCAGAGCGTCTGCCTAGACACCGGCGAGCCGAGTTCGCGCTCCTGGCTTCGCAGGGAGCGGCAGTAGCCAGCTTGAGCTTGTGCGCCGTCATCACGGCGCGAGTGCTTGGTCCCGAGGGCCGCGGTTTGGTCTCTGCGTCGATGGTGGTTGTAGCGATCGGCGCCTACTGCGGCTTGCTAGGTACGAACCAATACATCGTGCGAGCCGCCCGCGCCGGTCAGCCCTACGCAGGGGCGGGCACGGCAGTCCGCCTTGCGCTAATAGCGGCCTGTCTGCTTGCCGGCGCGGGAACAGTGGGGCTCTTAGGACACTCGGGGCTCGCAGATCTTGATGCCAGCGGACTCGTCGGTCTCGCTGGGATTGCTGCGCTCGCCGCGTGCACGCAGGTCGCCGCGGAGCATCACGCCGCGCGCCGCCAATCTGAGGGCCTGTTCTCGCGGCTCGCGATCGAACGAACGTTCTGGACTGCGATCCCGCCCCTGCTAACTGCGACAGTCGCAATCTGGACTCGTGACTGGCACGCCACTGTTGTAACTGCATGCGTGAGTCCTCTCCCGATCCTCGTCGCGGTGAGGACCATCGCGAATCGCCAACGCGAGACGGTCACCGCTGTAGTCGTCTGCCAGCGATTGCGTCGCGACGCATTGTTCCGGTCGACGTTGAAGACCTGGACGGCAGCGATGCTGCTGCTGCTTCTCTACAGAGCGGACCTGGTACTGCTTGGCATATTTTCGGACGCGGGCCAGGTGGGAATTTACTCAATAAGCCTGATGGCCGCCGAGTGCATATGGATGTATGCGAGCGCCAAGTCGGTCGTCCTCTTCCCTTCCCTCGTAGGACAGCCGTATGACGAGCGAAAGATGGCGCGGGCTGCCGCGAGGCGCGACTGTCTTGTCGTCACAGCGGCGCTAGCCCTCGGGGCCTGCGTGTTCGGCTACGCGGCCGTGAAAATTCTACTCGGCGTGGAATACGTCGATTCTTACCGAGCCATGCTTTGGCTCATCCCCGGCGTCCTCGCTTTCGTCGTTGTGAGACTGTGGGTCATGGAGGCTTCCGCATTCGGGGAAAGCCGGACCCCGTCGCTGGTCCTGATGATGGGCCTTGCCGTGGAAGGCATCCTCACAGCCTTTCTCGCATCGCGCTACGGCGCACAAGGCGCTGCGGCAGCTTGTTCGGCGACATATGTGGCACTCGCCGCCGTTGTCTGCGTCATCGAAAGGCGAGTCGATCGGAAGCGTTCTTATCTGAGTGGTGGTGACAAATGA
- a CDS encoding serine O-acetyltransferase, producing MDLKDDLSKATDNFGRVAVILLRLSRSLPSALSVIPDTLLRILCGCDIPRSVAIEAGLRLPHGGRGVVVHPGSRIGRNVTIYHGVTLGVSGPSQGAPEIGDGVYIGTGACLLGAVVVGPSARIGANAVVLGNVPADSTAVGVPARIVSPPNRPRAANATSAPLPDSS from the coding sequence ATGGATCTCAAAGACGATCTGTCGAAGGCGACCGACAACTTTGGCCGCGTCGCCGTAATCTTGTTGCGACTCTCTCGGTCCCTGCCATCAGCACTGAGCGTTATCCCGGACACCCTTCTTCGCATACTCTGCGGATGCGACATTCCGAGGTCAGTGGCGATTGAGGCCGGCTTGCGACTCCCCCACGGGGGCCGGGGAGTTGTTGTGCATCCTGGCAGTCGAATCGGTCGGAACGTTACCATTTACCATGGCGTCACTCTGGGCGTGAGCGGTCCCAGTCAAGGCGCTCCAGAAATTGGCGACGGCGTGTACATAGGCACCGGAGCGTGCCTCCTCGGTGCCGTCGTGGTGGGCCCGTCTGCTCGGATTGGCGCGAACGCAGTTGTCTTAGGGAACGTGCCCGCCGACTCGACGGCAGTAGGAGTTCCTGCTCGAATTGTCTCGCCACCCAACCGTCCTCGCGCAGCCAACGCCACGTCCGCACCACTCCCGGACTCATCATGA
- a CDS encoding FkbM family methyltransferase: MPTRTLTNKVVRRWKLRGPTHGSDLARDIERRLPTYCPENILDIGANVGQSTRAFRRRFPRSNIYCVEPVRSTFEELYKNTRRLPRVWQLQAAVGAQPGVARMECPPEASDRARILATASGAGANVATEEVEVTTVDLLCDRWQLSDVGLLKIDTEGFDLEVLRGATDVLRRQRVDLVEAEVAMNPRNDTHVPFESVKKFLEPHGYFLFGIYEQVEEWPSGGPNLRRGNVVFISSQMIERYRSSADRL; this comes from the coding sequence ATGCCCACTAGGACGCTGACCAACAAAGTCGTCCGCCGGTGGAAACTTCGCGGGCCTACTCACGGCAGCGACCTCGCTCGGGATATCGAACGGCGCCTGCCAACGTACTGTCCTGAGAACATCTTGGATATTGGAGCGAACGTCGGTCAGTCCACTCGCGCCTTCCGGCGGCGGTTTCCGCGGAGCAATATCTATTGCGTCGAGCCGGTGCGGTCGACCTTCGAGGAGCTGTACAAGAACACGCGTCGGCTTCCGAGAGTTTGGCAGCTGCAGGCCGCGGTCGGTGCGCAGCCCGGTGTGGCCCGGATGGAGTGCCCTCCGGAGGCTTCGGACCGCGCGCGAATTCTCGCTACGGCTAGCGGAGCTGGCGCAAACGTAGCGACGGAAGAAGTGGAAGTCACCACGGTCGACTTGTTGTGCGACCGTTGGCAACTGTCAGACGTAGGACTGCTAAAGATCGACACAGAAGGATTCGACCTCGAAGTTCTCCGGGGTGCCACCGATGTGTTGCGTCGGCAGCGCGTTGATCTCGTTGAAGCCGAGGTGGCGATGAATCCGCGCAACGACACGCACGTCCCATTCGAGAGTGTGAAGAAATTTCTCGAACCACACGGCTACTTTCTCTTCGGCATCTACGAGCAGGTTGAGGAGTGGCCTAGCGGTGGTCCGAACCTCCGTCGCGGAAACGTAGTCTTCATCTCGAGTCAGATGATCGAGCGATACCGATCCAGTGCGGACCGCCTGTAA
- a CDS encoding WecB/TagA/CpsF family glycosyltransferase has translation MDIYEMSIADLTQTELALHLARARASAAASSPPEPVLVFAAHVGALRHRKSDDYVAAMRSADVVYADGASIVLCAKAAGAKHIERAPTTDLGCDLVQILAEELGRPVRVGLVGGPPGLAEAAGTRLEEYGAQVVTAIDGYREDLEAAVRGLSTTRLDIVFVGLGSPREQVFCVQQRDAFPGGALVVTCGGWFGFLAGQERRAPKLLQNLRLEWVFRVVQSPRRLWKRYLLGALDTARTLIDLRFHQYDRSGA, from the coding sequence GTGGACATCTACGAGATGTCGATCGCTGACCTGACACAAACAGAGCTCGCCTTGCATCTGGCTCGGGCACGCGCGAGCGCCGCGGCTTCGTCCCCGCCCGAACCCGTCCTAGTCTTTGCAGCTCACGTCGGCGCTTTGCGCCACCGCAAGTCCGACGACTACGTAGCCGCGATGCGGAGCGCCGATGTGGTGTACGCCGACGGCGCCAGCATCGTGCTCTGCGCAAAGGCCGCGGGAGCGAAACACATCGAGCGCGCACCGACCACAGACCTAGGATGCGATCTTGTCCAGATCCTCGCCGAGGAACTCGGGCGTCCTGTCCGCGTCGGCCTCGTAGGGGGGCCACCGGGGTTGGCCGAAGCTGCGGGGACGCGCCTTGAGGAGTACGGCGCACAGGTCGTGACCGCGATCGACGGCTATCGAGAGGACCTTGAAGCGGCGGTGAGGGGCCTGAGCACAACGCGTTTGGACATTGTTTTTGTCGGCCTCGGCTCACCCCGGGAGCAGGTCTTTTGCGTTCAGCAGCGAGATGCCTTCCCTGGTGGAGCCCTCGTCGTCACGTGCGGCGGATGGTTCGGATTTCTGGCAGGCCAGGAAAGGCGAGCCCCGAAGCTCTTGCAGAACCTGCGGCTTGAGTGGGTGTTTCGGGTGGTTCAGAGTCCGCGGCGTCTTTGGAAGCGCTATTTGCTCGGAGCACTCGACACGGCCAGGACATTGATCGATCTTCGGTTTCATCAGTACGACCGCAGCGGGGCCTAA
- a CDS encoding protein-tyrosine-phosphatase, producing MGGTDGEAAGVLDPGFRILFVCTGNICRSAFAELLTAHFLAERLGDGVTRFALGSAGTQAIVGRQIHADTRRELEPWKLDGPYADRFVSRQLEAWLVDWADVVLTATPEHRVAVLTLAPQALPKAFALREFARLAASIDPGDLPLDPVERAHALVDRARRKRGTIRVKSPDDDTIVDPIGRPQKIHHQAATQIAEAVQTIAEIVAI from the coding sequence GTGGGAGGGACGGACGGCGAGGCGGCGGGGGTGCTCGACCCCGGGTTCCGGATCCTGTTCGTCTGCACGGGGAACATCTGCCGGTCGGCGTTCGCGGAGCTGCTGACGGCCCACTTCCTGGCCGAGCGGCTCGGGGACGGGGTGACCCGCTTCGCGCTCGGGAGCGCGGGGACGCAGGCGATCGTCGGGCGCCAGATTCACGCCGACACCCGCCGCGAGCTGGAGCCGTGGAAGCTCGACGGCCCGTATGCGGACCGGTTCGTCTCCCGGCAGCTGGAGGCCTGGCTGGTCGACTGGGCCGACGTCGTCCTCACCGCCACCCCGGAGCACCGGGTCGCGGTCCTGACGCTCGCCCCGCAGGCCCTGCCGAAGGCGTTCGCGCTGCGCGAGTTCGCGCGCCTCGCGGCTTCCATCGACCCCGGTGACCTCCCGCTCGACCCGGTCGAGCGCGCGCACGCCCTCGTCGACCGCGCCCGCCGCAAGCGGGGCACGATCCGGGTCAAGAGCCCGGACGACGACACCATCGTCGACCCCATCGGCCGGCCGCAGAAGATTCACCACCAGGCCGCCACGCAGATCGCCGAGGCGGTCCAGACGATCGCGGAGATCGTCGCGATCTGA
- a CDS encoding Hsp70 family protein → MTYRLGIDLGTTFTAAAVLRAGGRPEPLVLGSRSAAVPSVVFLGPDGKVLFGEAAEDRAPDAPERIARHFKRRIGDEVPLVLGATAADRVECYAHDLAAAIIAWVVAVATAREGERPAEIAVTHPASWTRRKIDLLLGALAAQNLPPVTLITEPEAVAVGYAGTGLIAHPATLAVYDLGGGTLDVAILTTSDDGRFTRVGAAAGLDGLGGIDFDDAVLKRVLDAVDAESWAGLDGSDVTPEVLRALAQLRAASVAAKETLSTQPTASVSVLFDGETVTVPLERETFDSLIADKIGQSVAFFVDAIASAGYGVENLTAVLLTGGSVQIPLVTEMLADDLPEGITILRAVDPKAMVAAGAVLSLAAPMAVTAPAPRRGSDLAVAQARAFFDSRTAAASIPAARSGGSEDTPVAAAAVPAAAVAAGGPPATPPLIPAAPSPSLDDAPAPQKVPTPRTPETMPDETVPIVPAPRRRLLTWPRAAAATVVAAAVLVGGGFWLRAESPTVPPAAPTSTSDSLGTSTAPDDKPAKAAKPKKPKATASNDTP, encoded by the coding sequence ATGACGTACCGGCTCGGCATTGACCTGGGCACGACCTTCACGGCTGCCGCCGTGCTCCGCGCGGGGGGACGCCCGGAGCCGTTGGTGCTGGGGTCACGGTCGGCCGCCGTGCCGTCGGTCGTCTTCCTCGGCCCCGACGGCAAGGTCCTGTTCGGCGAGGCCGCCGAGGACCGCGCCCCGGACGCGCCCGAGCGCATCGCCCGCCACTTCAAGCGCCGCATCGGTGACGAGGTTCCGCTTGTCCTCGGCGCCACCGCCGCCGACCGCGTCGAGTGCTACGCCCACGACCTCGCCGCCGCGATCATCGCCTGGGTCGTCGCCGTCGCCACCGCCCGCGAGGGCGAGCGGCCGGCCGAGATCGCCGTGACCCACCCGGCGTCCTGGACCCGCCGCAAGATCGACCTCCTGCTCGGCGCGCTCGCCGCGCAGAACCTGCCGCCGGTCACCCTGATCACCGAGCCCGAGGCCGTCGCCGTGGGCTACGCCGGCACCGGCCTCATCGCGCACCCCGCGACGCTCGCGGTCTACGACCTCGGCGGCGGCACGCTCGACGTCGCCATCCTCACGACCTCCGACGACGGCCGCTTCACCCGCGTCGGCGCCGCCGCCGGCCTCGACGGGCTCGGCGGCATCGACTTCGACGACGCCGTCCTCAAGCGCGTGCTCGACGCCGTTGACGCGGAGTCCTGGGCCGGCCTCGACGGCTCCGACGTCACGCCCGAGGTCCTGCGCGCACTCGCCCAACTGCGCGCGGCGAGCGTCGCCGCCAAGGAGACGCTGAGTACTCAGCCGACCGCCTCGGTCTCGGTGCTGTTCGACGGCGAGACCGTCACCGTCCCCCTCGAGCGCGAGACCTTCGACAGCCTCATCGCCGACAAGATCGGCCAGTCCGTCGCCTTCTTCGTCGACGCCATCGCCTCCGCCGGCTACGGCGTCGAGAACCTGACGGCAGTCCTGCTCACCGGCGGTTCGGTGCAGATCCCGCTCGTGACGGAGATGCTCGCCGACGACCTGCCCGAGGGCATCACGATCCTGCGCGCGGTCGACCCCAAGGCGATGGTCGCCGCCGGCGCCGTGCTCTCGCTCGCGGCTCCGATGGCCGTCACCGCTCCGGCTCCGCGGCGCGGCTCCGACCTCGCGGTCGCGCAGGCTCGGGCCTTCTTCGACTCCCGGACCGCGGCGGCCTCGATTCCGGCCGCCCGTAGCGGTGGGTCCGAGGACACGCCCGTCGCGGCGGCTGCGGTCCCGGCGGCCGCGGTGGCGGCCGGTGGCCCGCCCGCGACCCCGCCCCTGATCCCGGCCGCTCCGAGCCCGTCGCTCGACGACGCCCCGGCGCCGCAGAAGGTCCCGACCCCGCGGACGCCCGAGACGATGCCGGACGAGACCGTCCCGATCGTTCCGGCCCCGCGCCGGCGCCTGCTCACCTGGCCCCGCGCCGCGGCCGCCACGGTCGTCGCGGCGGCGGTTCTCGTGGGCGGTGGCTTCTGGCTCCGGGCCGAGAGTCCGACCGTCCCGCCGGCCGCCCCGACGTCGACGAGCGACTCCCTCGGCACGTCGACCGCCCCGGACGACAAGCCGGCCAAGGCCGCGAAGCCGAAGAAGCCGAAGGCGACCGCGTCCAACGACACGCCCTGA